ACCGCAACCCTCCCCCTTCGCACCGGACGGAGCCTGTCATGAGCGACCGGACCACCCCCACCAAGGTCGTGCTGGCCGAGGACTCGGTCCTGCTGCGCGACGGCATCGTGCGGCTGCTGACCTCGGCGGGCTTCGAGGTGGCGGCCGCGTGCCCCGACGCGCAGACCTTCCTGGCCGCCGTCGAGGAGCACGGCCCCGACCTCGTCGTCGTCGACGTGCGGATGCCCCCGACCTTCACCTCCGAGGGCATCGTCGCCGCGCTGCGGGTCCGCGAGAGCCACCCCGAGACCGCCGTCATGGTGCTCAGCCAGTACGTCGAGGAGCAGTACGCCACCGAGCTCGTGGCCTCCCGGTCGAAGGGGGTGGGCTACCTCCTCAAGGACCGCGTCGCCGACACGAGTGACTTCATCGCCGCCGTGCGGGACGTCGCCGGCGGCGGCACCGTCCTCGACCCCGAGGTCGTCACCCAGCTGCTCACGCGGGCCCGACACGCCGACCCGCTCGCGGCGCTCACCCCGCGCGAGCGGGACGTGCTCGACCTGATGGCCCAGGGCCGGACGAACTCCGCGATCGCCACCGAGCTCTTCGTCTCCCACGGTGCGGTCGAGAAGCACGTGACCTCGATCTTCACCAAGCTCGACCTGCCGCCCGCCGAGGGTGACCACCGCCGGGTGCTCGCCGTGCTCCGCTGGCTCGACCAGGAGGACTGACCGATGACCCAGACCCCGACACCCATCCCTCCCGGCGTGCCACAGGACCCGGAGCTGCGCGAGCGGTACCTCCTCGATGCCGAGCGGGCCCGGCAGGACAAGCGCTCCGAGTCGGCCCGGATGGCCGCGGAGGTCCCCCCTTCGCGCACACCGTCCGGCCCGATCTGGGTGGTCGCGGCACTGGTGTCCCTGGTCCTGGTGGTGGGCACCGGCGCGGCCCTGGCCGGACCCATGCTCAGGCAGAGCGAGGCGACCGAGCGTCCGCTTCCGGTGGCGCTCTCCCGGGTGGAGGTGGGCAACGGCACCGGTGACGTGCGCGTGCGCGTCGCCGAGCCCGGTGAGCGCCCGGCGGTCACCTCCACGGTCGAGTGGGGGCTGCGCAGGCCCACGACCCGCATCGACGTCTCCGGCAGCACGGCGGCGCTGCACGGCGAGTGCCCGAACGGCTTCATCACGGTGTGCAGCACGGACTGGCTGGTCGTCGTCCCGGCCGGCACTGCCATCGACATCAGTCAGGGCCTCGGCGGCGTCACGGTCGAGGGACCGCGCGGTGAGCTCGACATCGAGGCGGGCGTCGGGGACATCGAGATCACCGAAGCGCAGTCGCAGCAGATCGACGTGCGGACGGGCGTCGGGTCCGTGCGGATCGAGTCGGTGGAACCACCGCAGGTCCTGCAGGCCTCCGTCGGAGTGGGCGACCTGACGGCTCGCCTGCCGGGGACCGCCACCTACGACATGGACACCGACGTCGGGACCGGCGAGGTCAGCAACACGCTCGGTAGTACCCCGGGAGCGGACCATCGGGCCCACCTGGAGGTCGGCGTCGGCGAGATGAACGTCGCCGGCTCCTGACGGCTCGAACCCGACCGATCGTCATCGACGTGCCTGATCGGATCTCGTGCGTCGTAGCGCAGCGGGACCATGGGGCCCTCGCGGTCACCGCCCCGTGTGGGCCTCAGGAGCCGTCCGGCGCAGACCGGTCAACAGCCCGCCGATGAGGGCCGGGACGGCCACGAGGGAGGTCAGGAACGGCCCGATCTCCCACAGGTCGGACACGACGACACCGCTGTCAGGAGGCCAGGGGTCGAACGTCGCGATCATCGCCACCGCGACGAGGACGGCGGTGGCGACCCAGATGACCACGGTCGAGAGGACCCCGACCCGCCGCCCGTCGATCAGACCGCCGAGTCCGGAGAGCACCATGAGCAGGACGAAGGTGAGCAGACCGGCCCCGATGTTCGCGCCGCCGGAGGTGTCGAGCAGGCCCACGAACCACGACAGCCCGAGGTGCACCCCGATCACCGTGACCGTACGCACGGCGATGTCACGCAGGATGCAGGCGGTGGTGGTCATGGAGACATCCTTCCGCGATCGAGGTCAGGGCACATCCGCACGCGTACTCACTCGCGACCACGTCCGACCCCTCGTGCCGCCGTCGGACGGGATCACTTGAGGAACTTGCTGGTGCGCCGGTCGGCGAGCACCTTGCCGTCGGTCTGGCAGGTGGCGCAGTACTGCAGTGAGCGGTCGGCGAAGCTGACCTCGCGCACCACGTCCCCGCACACCGGGCACGCCCCGCCGGTACGGCCGTGGACGCGCATCCTCTCGCGCTTGGCGTCCTTGAGCTCCTTCGCCGGTCTGCCGGAGGCGGCGGCGACCGCGTCGGTCAGGGTCGTGCGCAGGGCCCGGTAGAGCACGTCGACCTCGTCGTCGGTGAGCTTCGCGGCATGGGCGAAGGGAGACAGCCGCGCCACGTGCAGCACCTCGTCGGAGTAGGCATTGCCGACGCCGGCGATGAGGGACTGGTCGCGCAGGACGCCCTTGATCTGCGCCGACCGCCCGGCGAGGACCTCGCCGAAGGCCTCCCGGGTGAAGCCCGGTGAGAGCGGGTCCGGGCCGAGGCGGGCGACACCCGGCACGTCCTGCACGTCCCGGACCAGGTAGGCGGCGACGCTCTTCCTCGTCCCCGCCTCGGTCAGGTCGAAGCCGGAGCCGTCGGACATCCGCAGCCGTAGCGCGATCGGTGACGTGCCCGGGCGCAGCATGGTCCGGGGCAGCTCCTCGCTGAATCGGACCCATCCCGCGCGGGCCAGGTGGATCACCAGGTGCGTCCCG
The DNA window shown above is from Janibacter sp. A1S7 and carries:
- a CDS encoding response regulator transcription factor — encoded protein: MSDRTTPTKVVLAEDSVLLRDGIVRLLTSAGFEVAAACPDAQTFLAAVEEHGPDLVVVDVRMPPTFTSEGIVAALRVRESHPETAVMVLSQYVEEQYATELVASRSKGVGYLLKDRVADTSDFIAAVRDVAGGGTVLDPEVVTQLLTRARHADPLAALTPRERDVLDLMAQGRTNSAIATELFVSHGAVEKHVTSIFTKLDLPPAEGDHRRVLAVLRWLDQED
- a CDS encoding Fpg/Nei family DNA glycosylase, which translates into the protein MPELPEVQGLVDFLDERLRGHAVEALELASFTVLKTVDPPPQALSGAPVDGVHRHGKFLDVDCDGTHLVIHLARAGWVRFSEELPRTMLRPGTSPIALRLRMSDGSGFDLTEAGTRKSVAAYLVRDVQDVPGVARLGPDPLSPGFTREAFGEVLAGRSAQIKGVLRDQSLIAGVGNAYSDEVLHVARLSPFAHAAKLTDDEVDVLYRALRTTLTDAVAAASGRPAKELKDAKRERMRVHGRTGGACPVCGDVVREVSFADRSLQYCATCQTDGKVLADRRTSKFLK